The proteins below come from a single Chelmon rostratus isolate fCheRos1 chromosome 10, fCheRos1.pri, whole genome shotgun sequence genomic window:
- the asb8 gene encoding ankyrin repeat and SOCS box protein 8, with protein MSSTMWYIMQSIQSKYSLSERLIRTIAAIRSFPHDNVEDLIRKGADVNRMHGTLKPLHCACMVADADCVELLLEKGAEVNALDGYNRTALHYAAEKDESCVELLLEYGAQPNALDGNRDTPLHWAAFKDNPECVRALLESGACPNARDYNNDTPLSWAAMKGNLESVKVLLDYGAQVHVTNLKGQTPISRLVALLARGLGTEQEEECLELLCRAAGRFEIRRADGTPPRELSKDPQLLARLTNMVAQAPSLRSLARCAVRQSLGVQFLPTAVKELPLPETIKDYLLLRD; from the exons ATGAGCTCTACTATGTGGTACATCATGCAAAGCATTCAAAGTAAATACTCCTTGTCTGAGCGGCTCATCCGCACCATCGCAGCCATCCGCTCATTCCCACACGACAATGTGGAGGATCTCATTCGTAAG GGAGCTGATGTGAACCGGATGCATGGCACACTTAAGCCCCTGCACTGTGCCTGCATGGTCGCTGATGCTGactgtgtggagctgctgctggagaaaggTGCAGAG GTGAATGCTTTGGATGGATATAACCGCACAGCACTGCACTATGCAGCAGAGAAGGATGAGAGCTGCGTGGAGCTGCTGTTGGAGTATGGGGCCCAGCCTAACGCCCTGGACGGCAACAGGGACACCCCACTTCATTGGGCTGCCTTCAAAGATAACCCGGAGTGTGTGAGGGCCCTGCTGGAGAGCGGGGCCTGTCCCAATGCTCGGGACTACAACAATGACACGCCTTTGAGTTGGGCAGCAATGAAGGGCAACCTGGAGAGTGTTAAAGTGCTATTAGACTACGGAGCCCAGGTCCATGTGACCAACCTGAAGGGCCAGACCCCTATCTCACGACTGGTGGCGCTGTTGGCCCGGGGCCTGGGCActgaacaggaggaggagtgcCTGGAGCTGCTGTGCCGGGCAGCAGGGCGCTTTGAGATCCGACGGGCTGACGGCACCCCTCCCAGGGAGCTGAGTAAGGATCCTCAGCTGCTGGCGAGGCTGACCAACATGGTGGCTCAGGCTCCCTCACTTCGCTCTCTGGCACGCTGTGCTGTCCGGCAGAGTCTGGGAGTCCAGTTCCTCCCCACTGCTGTAAAAGAGCTTCCTTTACCAGAGACTATCAAAGACTATCTACTGCTGAGAGACTGA